One window of Papaver somniferum cultivar HN1 chromosome 9, ASM357369v1, whole genome shotgun sequence genomic DNA carries:
- the LOC113312922 gene encoding uncharacterized protein LOC113312922, with the protein MVTIQIKASTIYILATLISSSFSLLRFSFSSSPSSFSLQPSPESPQSPPPPVDSRPPPPPSRAPPPLWLYLVLVELRGGTQGRSLKDFLRKESDYRAMIGSSSASLSSCKMANASPFPSTAAGSTDVTLSITPQVDATQET; encoded by the exons ATTAAAGCCTCCACCATATATATTCTGGCAACCCTAATCTCTtcgtcattttctcttcttcgtttctctttctcttcctctCCCTCTTCATTTTCTCTTCAGCCTTCACCTGAATCACCTCAGTCGCCTCCACCACCAGTAGACAgcagaccaccaccacctccatcaagagcaccaccacctctatgGCTCTATCTA gttttggttgagTTAAGGGGAGGAACTCAAGGAAGGAGTCTGAAAGATTTCTTAAGGAAGGAGTCTGATTACAG GGCAATGATTGGATCAAGTTCAGCTTCATTATCAAGCTGCAAGATGGCAAATGCATCTCCCTTTCCATCCACTGCAGCTGGTTCTACTGATGTGACACTATCTATAACACCTCAAGTTGATGCTACTCAAGAAACATAA